The Chlorocebus sabaeus isolate Y175 chromosome 1, mChlSab1.0.hap1, whole genome shotgun sequence genome includes a region encoding these proteins:
- the LOC103235665 gene encoding olfactory receptor 8U8, which produces MAHINCTQVTEFILVGLTDHQELKMPLFVLFLSIYLFTLVGNLGLILLIRTDEKLNTPMYFFLSNLAFVDFCYYSVIIPKMLGNFLYKQNVLSFNACATQLGCFLTCMISECLLLASMAYDRYVAICNPLLYMIVMSPGICIQLVAVPYSYSFLMALFHTILTFRLSYCHYNVVNHFYCDDLPLLRLTRSDTRFKQLWILACAGITFICSVLIVFVSYMFIIFAILRMSSAEGRRKAFSTCSSHMLAVTIFYGTLIFMYLQPSSSHSLDADKMASVFYTVIIPMLNPLIYSLRNKDVKDALKKVIINRNQAFMFLKLRK; this is translated from the coding sequence ATGGCTCACATAAATTGCACCCAAGTGACAGAGTTTATTCTTGTGGGCCTCACAGATCATCAGGAGTTGAAGATGCCCCTCTTTGTGCTCTTCTTATCCATCTACCTCTTCACATTAGTAGGCAACTTGGGTTTGATCCTACTCATTAGAACAGATGAAAAACTCAACACACCAATGTACTTCTTTCTTAGCAACCTAGCCTTTGTTGATTTCTGTTACTATTCTGTCATTATACCCAAAATGCTTGGGAATTTCTTGTACAAACAAAACGTTTTATCCTTCAATGCATGTGCTACTCAGCTGGGCTGCTTTCTCACCTGCATGATATCGGAGTGCTTGCTACTGGCTTCCATGGCCTATGACCGATATGTGGCCATTTGTAACCCTCTATTGTATATGATTGTAATGTCTCCAGGAATCTGCATTCAACTTGTAGCAGTTCCTTATAGCTATAGCTTCCTGATGGCACTATTTCACACCATCCTCACCTTCCGCCTCTCCTATTGTCACTACAACGTTGTCAACCATTTCTATTGTGATGACTTGCCTCTCCTCAGACTAACTCGCTCAGACACTCGCTTCAAACAGCTATGGATTTTGGCCTGTGCTGGTATCACTTTCATCTGCTCTGTTTTGATTGTCTTTGTCTCCTACATGTTCATTATTTTTGCCATCCTGAGGATGAGCTCAGCTGAAGGAAGACGTAAAGCCTTCTCCACCTGTAGCTCTCATATGCTGGCGGTCACCATATTCTATGGCACCCTGATCTTTATGTACTTACAaccaagttcaagccattctcttgacGCAGACAAGATGGCCTCTGTCTTCTACACGGTGATTATTCCCATGTTGAACCCTTTGATTTACAGTCTCAGGAACAAAGATGTAAAAGATGCCCTGAAGAAAGTCATCATCAATAGAAACCAAGCTTTCATGTTTCTGAAACTGAGAAAATGA
- the LOC103235673 gene encoding olfactory receptor 8J1, which yields MAPENFTRVTEFILTGVSDCPELQIPLFLVFLVLYVLTVAGNLGIITLTSVDSRLQTPMYFFLRHLAIINLGNSTVIAPKTLINFLVKKKTISFYECATQLGGFLFFIVSEVMMLAVMAYDRYVAICNPLLYMVVVSRRLCLLLVSLTYLYGFSTAIVVSSCVFSVSYCSSNIINHFYCDNVPLLALSCSDTYFPETVVFISAATNVVGSLIIVLVSYFNIVLSILKIRSSEGRKKAFSTCASHMMSVTVFYGTLLFMYVQPRSNHSLDTDKMASVFYTLVVPMLNPLIYSLRNKDVKAALQRFMTNPCYFFKTL from the coding sequence ATGGCTCCTGAAAATTTCACCAGGGTCACTGAGTTTATTCTCACAGGTGTCTCTGACTGTCCAGAGCTCCAGATTCCCCTCTTCCTGGTCTTCCTGGTGCTCTATGTGCTGACCGTGGCAGGGAACCTGGGCATCATCACCCTCACCAGTGTTGACTCTCGACTTCAAACCCCCATGTACTTTTTCCTGCGACATCTGGCTATCATCAATCTTGGTAACTCTACTGTCATTGCCCCTAAAACGCTGATTAACtttttagtaaagaagaaaactatCTCATTCTATGAATGTGCCACCCAGCTGGGAGGGTTCTTGTTCTTTATTGTATCGGAGGTAATGATGCTGGCTGTGATGGCCTATGACCGCTATGTGGCCATTTGTAACCCTCTGCTCTACATGGTGGTGGTGTCTCGGCGGCTCTGCCTCCTGCTGGTCTCCCTCACATACCTCTATGGCTTTTCCACAGCTATTGTGGTTTCATCTTGTGTATTCTCTGTGTCTTACTGCTCTTCTAATATAATCAATCATTTTTACTGTGATAATGTTCCTCTGTTAGCATTATCTTGCTCTGATACTTACTTTCCAGAAACAGTTGTCTTTATATCTGCAGCTACAAATGTGGTTGGTTCGTTGATTATAGTTCTAGTATCTTATTTCAACATTGTTTTGTCTATTCTAAAAATACGTTcatcagaaggaaggaaaaaagcctTTTCTACCTGTGCTTCACATATGATGTCAGTCACAGTTTTTTATGGGACATTGCTATTCATGTATGTGCAGCCTCGAAGCAACCATTCACTGGATACTGATAAGATGGCTTCTGTGTTTTACACGTTGGTGGTTCCTATGCTGAATCCCTTGATCTACAGCCTGAGGAATAAGGATGTGAAGGCTGCTCTACAGAGATTCATGACAAATCcgtgctatttttttaaaacattgtaa